The following proteins come from a genomic window of Magnetospirillum sp. WYHS-4:
- a CDS encoding glutathionylspermidine synthase family protein — translation MHRHALSPRPDWAAKVEALGFDFHTLEGAPYWDEKAYFSLTAAQVDSLEDAADELHRLCLEAVARVVAEGLYEVIGIPESVAAIVEASWRRRDPHLYGRFDLAWSGDGPPKLLEYNADTPTALFEAAVVQWQWLQDLFPDADQFNWIHEALVERWAAMDLGESLHLAASAGHSEDQGTLRYLEATALEAGLAAKVLTMEQIGWDGRRFVDGEDQPIRNLFKLYPWEWLLREEFGNHVGGTDTRFVEPAWKVLLSGKGILALLWEMFPGHPNLLPASGEAGAIEGRTVRKPLWGREGGNVAILDENGMLLEESPGPYGEEGWVYQAWHPLFASAAGHAVAGVWVVGDKACGLGWREDDGAITRNSSRFLPHLFR, via the coding sequence ATGCACCGGCACGCCCTTTCCCCCCGGCCGGATTGGGCCGCCAAGGTCGAGGCCCTGGGGTTCGACTTCCACACCCTCGAAGGGGCTCCCTATTGGGACGAGAAAGCCTATTTCTCCCTCACCGCCGCCCAGGTCGACAGCCTGGAGGATGCCGCCGACGAGCTACACCGCCTTTGTCTGGAGGCGGTCGCGCGGGTGGTGGCGGAAGGCCTCTACGAAGTGATCGGCATTCCGGAGTCCGTGGCGGCCATCGTCGAGGCGAGTTGGCGCCGCCGCGATCCCCACCTATACGGCCGCTTCGATCTCGCCTGGAGCGGCGACGGGCCGCCCAAGCTGCTGGAATACAACGCCGACACCCCAACGGCCCTGTTCGAGGCCGCGGTCGTCCAATGGCAATGGCTGCAGGACCTCTTTCCCGATGCCGACCAGTTCAACTGGATACACGAGGCGTTGGTGGAGCGCTGGGCGGCCATGGACCTGGGCGAGAGCCTGCATCTGGCCGCCTCGGCCGGCCATTCCGAAGACCAGGGAACGCTCCGCTACCTGGAAGCCACCGCCTTGGAAGCCGGACTGGCGGCCAAGGTCCTGACCATGGAACAGATCGGCTGGGACGGCCGCCGTTTCGTCGATGGGGAAGACCAGCCCATCCGGAACCTGTTCAAGCTCTATCCCTGGGAATGGCTGCTGCGCGAGGAATTCGGCAACCACGTCGGGGGCACCGATACCCGCTTCGTCGAACCGGCCTGGAAGGTGCTGCTTTCCGGCAAGGGCATTCTAGCCCTGCTCTGGGAGATGTTCCCCGGCCACCCCAACCTGCTGCCCGCTTCCGGCGAGGCCGGCGCCATCGAAGGGCGCACCGTCCGCAAGCCCCTTTGGGGCCGGGAAGGCGGCAACGTGGCGATTTTGGACGAAAACGGCATGCTGCTGGAAGAATCCCCCGGCCCTTACGGCGAGGAAGGCTGGGTCTACCAAGCCTGGCATCCCCTCTTCGCTTCGGCGGCGGGCCATGCGGTGGCCGGTGTCTGGGTGGTGGGCGACAAGGCCTGCGGGCTAGGCTGGCGCGAGGACGATGGCGCCATCACCCGCAATTCCAGCCGCTTCCTGCCGCACCTGTTCCGCTGA